The following proteins come from a genomic window of Malus sylvestris chromosome 4, drMalSylv7.2, whole genome shotgun sequence:
- the LOC126618541 gene encoding tropinone reductase homolog At2g29340-like, whose amino-acid sequence MAGFDSQRWSLKGTTALVTGGTKGIGYAIVEELAGLGATVHTCARNEVQILERLQEWESKGFKVTGSVCDLTSKAQRENLVKTVSSIFDGKLNILVNSAATCTLRGTTDYTLEDFSSMMETNVESPYHLSQLANPLLKASGNASIVFVASIAGVVALPKLSAYAATKSAVIQISKNLACEWAKDGIRTNAVAPWAVNTGVKVESDGHADDFRRLIGRTPIRRLAQPNEISSLVTFLCLPAASYINGQVISVDGGFTVSGF is encoded by the exons ATGGCAGGTTTCGACAGTCAAAGATGGTCTCTAAAGGGCACGACTGCTCTCGTCACCGGCGGAACCAAAGGCATCGG ATATGCCATTGTGGAAGAGCTGGCAGGACTTGGAGCAACCGTGCATACCTGTGCCCGTAACGAAGTGCAGATTCTTGAGAGGCTTCAAGAATGGGAAAGTAAGGGATTCAAAGTAACTGGCTCGGTTTGTGACTTAACCTCTAAAGCACAAAGGGAGAACCTCGTCAAAACCGTCTCCTCTATTTTTGATGGCAAACTTAACATTCTT GTAAATAGTGCTGCGACTTGCACACTTAGAGGAACTACAGATTACACTTTGGAAGATTTCTCAAGTATGATGGAAACCAATGTTGAATCTCCCTACCATCTTTCTCAACTTGCAAATCCTCTTTTGAAGGCCTCAGGAAATGCAAGTATTGTCTTTGTTGCCTCCATTGCCGGTGTAGTAGCTCTACCGAAACTCTCTGCCTATGCAGCAACAAAAA GTGCagtcatccaaatttcaaagaaCTTGGCATGTGAATGGGCAAAAGACGGCATTCGTACTAATGCTGTGGCGCCATGGGCTGTCAACACCGGAGTTAAAGTTGAATCT GATGGTCATGCTGATGATTTCCGACGCCTAATAGGTCGAACTCCCATCCGCCGTCTTGCACAGCCTAATGAAATTTCATCTCTCGTCACCTTCCTTTGCCTGCCAGCTGCTTCTTACATCAATGGACAAGTTATTAGTGTTGATGGAGGATTTACAGTTAGCGGTTTCTAG
- the LOC126618543 gene encoding tropinone reductase homolog At2g29290-like isoform X1 has product MAGFDSQRWSLKGMTALVTGGTKGIGYAIVEELAGLGATVHTCARNQAQILERLQEWESKGFKVTGSVCDLTSKAQRENLIKTVSSIFEGKLNILVNSAATCTLRGTTDYTSEDFSSMMKTNVESPYHLSQLAHPLLKASGNASIVFVASIAGVVALPKLSAYAATKMLLIATSKHHYHCYLIGAVIQISKNLACEWAKDNIRTNAVAPWAVNTGVKVESDGHSDDFRRLIGRTPIQRLAQPNEISSLITFLCLPAASYINGQVISVDGGFTVSGF; this is encoded by the exons ATGGCAGGTTTCGACAGCCAAAGATGGTCTCTCAAGGGCATGACTGCCCTCGTCACCGGTGGAACAAAAGGCATCGG ATATGCCATTGTGGAGGAACTAGCAGGACTTGGAGCAACCGTGCACACCTGCGCTCGCAACCAGGCACAAATTCTTGAGAGGCTTCAAGAATGGGAAAGTAAGGGATTCAAAGTGACTGGCTCGGTTTGTGACTTAACCTCTAAAGCACAAAGGGAGAACCTCATCAAAACTGTCTCCTCTATTTTTGAAggcaaacttaacatcctt GTAAATAGTGCTGCAACTTGCACACTTAGAGGAACTACAGATTATACTTCGGAAGATTTCTCAAGTATGATGAAAACCAATGTTGAATCTCCATACCATCTTTCTCAACTTGCACATCCTCTCTTGAAGGCCTCAGGAAATGCAAGTATTGTCTTTGTTGCTTCCATTGCCGGTGTGGTAGCTCTACCGAAACTGTCTGCCTATGCAGCAACAAAAA TGTTATTGATTGCAACCTCCAAACATCACTACCACTGCTATCTTATAGGCGCAGTCATCCAAATTTCGAAGAACTTGGCATGCGAATGGGCAAAAGACAACATTCGTACTAATGCTGTGGCACCATGGGCTGTCAACACCGGAGTTAAAGTTGAATCT GATGGTCATTCTGATGATTTCAGGCGCCTAATAGGTCGAACTCCCATCCAACGCCTTGCACAGCCTAATGAAATATCATCTCTGATCACTTTCCTCTGCCTTCCTGCTGCTTCTTACATCAATGGACAAGTTATTAGTGTTGATGGAGGATTTACAGTTAGCGGCTTCTAG
- the LOC126618543 gene encoding tropinone reductase homolog At2g29360-like isoform X2 has protein sequence MAGFDSQRWSLKGMTALVTGGTKGIGYAIVEELAGLGATVHTCARNQAQILERLQEWESKGFKVTGSVCDLTSKAQRENLIKTVSSIFEGKLNILVNSAATCTLRGTTDYTSEDFSSMMKTNVESPYHLSQLAHPLLKASGNASIVFVASIAGVVALPKLSAYAATKSAVIQISKNLACEWAKDNIRTNAVAPWAVNTGVKVESDGHSDDFRRLIGRTPIQRLAQPNEISSLITFLCLPAASYINGQVISVDGGFTVSGF, from the exons ATGGCAGGTTTCGACAGCCAAAGATGGTCTCTCAAGGGCATGACTGCCCTCGTCACCGGTGGAACAAAAGGCATCGG ATATGCCATTGTGGAGGAACTAGCAGGACTTGGAGCAACCGTGCACACCTGCGCTCGCAACCAGGCACAAATTCTTGAGAGGCTTCAAGAATGGGAAAGTAAGGGATTCAAAGTGACTGGCTCGGTTTGTGACTTAACCTCTAAAGCACAAAGGGAGAACCTCATCAAAACTGTCTCCTCTATTTTTGAAggcaaacttaacatcctt GTAAATAGTGCTGCAACTTGCACACTTAGAGGAACTACAGATTATACTTCGGAAGATTTCTCAAGTATGATGAAAACCAATGTTGAATCTCCATACCATCTTTCTCAACTTGCACATCCTCTCTTGAAGGCCTCAGGAAATGCAAGTATTGTCTTTGTTGCTTCCATTGCCGGTGTGGTAGCTCTACCGAAACTGTCTGCCTATGCAGCAACAAAAA GCGCAGTCATCCAAATTTCGAAGAACTTGGCATGCGAATGGGCAAAAGACAACATTCGTACTAATGCTGTGGCACCATGGGCTGTCAACACCGGAGTTAAAGTTGAATCT GATGGTCATTCTGATGATTTCAGGCGCCTAATAGGTCGAACTCCCATCCAACGCCTTGCACAGCCTAATGAAATATCATCTCTGATCACTTTCCTCTGCCTTCCTGCTGCTTCTTACATCAATGGACAAGTTATTAGTGTTGATGGAGGATTTACAGTTAGCGGCTTCTAG
- the LOC126618544 gene encoding tropinone reductase homolog At2g29290-like: protein MAGFNSQRWSLKGMTALVTGGTKGIGYAIVEELAGLGATVHTCARNEAQIVERLQEWEDKGFKVTGSVCDLTCKAQRENLIKTVSCIFNGKLNILVNNAAICTLRSTADYTLEDFSGMMGTNVESPYHLSQLAYPLLKASEDASIVFVSSIAGLKALPRLSAYAATKGAVIQIAKNLACEWAKDNIRTNTVAPWAVNTGAKVENDDHAEDFRRLIGRTPIRRLAQPNEISSLVSFLCLPAASFINGQVISVDGGFTVSGF, encoded by the exons ATGGCCGGTTTCAACAGCCAAAGATGGTCTCTAAAGGGTATGACCGCCCTCGTCACTGGTGGAACTAAAGGCATCGG ATATGCCATAGTAGAAGAGCTAGCAGGACTTGGTGCAACCGTGCATACTTGTGCTCGTAACGAAGCACAGATTGTTGAGAGGCTTCAAGAATGGGAAGATAAGGGATTCAAAGTGACAGGCTCAGTTTGTGATCTCACCTGTAAAGCTCAAAGAGAAAACCTCATCAAAACCGTCTCCTGTATTTTCAATGGCAAGCTTAACATCCTT GTAAATAATGCTGCAATATGTACTCTCAGAAGTACTGCAGATTACACTTTGGAAGATTTTTCAGGCATGATGGGCACCAATGTTGAATCTCCCTACCATCTTTCTCAACTTGCATATCCTCTCTTGAAAGCCTCAGAAGATGCAAGTATTGTATTTGTCTCCTCTATTGCTGGTCTGAAAGCTCTACCCAGACTATCAGCCTATGCAGCAACCAAAG GAGCAGTGATACAGATTGCAAAAAATTTGGCATGTGAATGGGCAAAAGACAACATTCGTACAAACACTGTGGCACCATGGGCTGTCAACACTGGGGCTAAAGTCGAAAAT GATGATCATGCTGAAGATTTCAGACGGCTGATAGGTCGAACTCCCATCCGTCGTCTTGCACAGCCTAATGAAATTTCATCTCTGGTGTCCTTCCTTTGCCTCCCTGCTGCTTCTTTCATCAATGGACAAGTGATTAGCGTTGATGGAGGATTCACAGTTAGTGGTTTCTAG